DNA from Chrysemys picta bellii isolate R12L10 chromosome 13, ASM1138683v2, whole genome shotgun sequence:
CAGTGACCCCGGGGACCAGCGAACggtgccccgccccccacagatcACCGGGACAGTGACCCCGGGGACCAGCGAtcgctgccccgccccccacagatcACCGGGACAGTGACCCTGGGGACCAGCGATCGGTGTCCCGCCCCCCACAGATCACCGGGACAGTGACCCCGGGGACCAGCGATCGgtgccctgccccgctccccacagatCATCGGGACAGTGACCCCGGGGACCAGCAAGcggtgccctgccccgccccccacagatcACCGGGACAGTGACCCTGGGGACCAGCGATCggtgccccgccccccacagatcACCGGGACAGTGACCCCGGGGACCAGCGATCGGTGCCCGCCCCCCACAGATCACCGGGACAGTGACCCCGGGGACCAGCGAtcgctgccccgccccccacagatcACCGGGACAGTGACCCTGGGGACCAGCGATCGGTGTCCCGCCCCCCACAGATCACCGGGACAGTGACCCTGCGGACCAGCGATCggtgccccgccccccacagatcACCGGGACAGTGACCCCGGGGACCAGCGATCggtgccccgcccctgccccccacagatcACCGGGACAGTGACCCCGGGGAGCAGCGATTGGTGCCCTCCCCCGCACAGATCACCGGGACAGTGACCCCGGGGATCAGCGATCGGTGCCTTCCCCCACAGATCACCAGGACAGTGACCCCGGGGAGCAGCAATCGGTGCCCCCGCCCCCAGATCACCGGGACAGTGACCCCGGGGACCAGCGATTGGCGCCCCCTACCCCGTCCCCCACAGTTCACCAGGACAGTGACCCCGGGGACCAGCGatcactgcccccccccgcacagaTCACCGGGACAGTGACCCCGGGGACCAGCGATTggcgccccgccccccacagatcACCGGGACAGTGACCCCGGGGACCAGCGATCACTGCCCCCCCCGCACAGTTCACCGGGACAGTGACCCTGGGGACCAGCGATGGGTGCCCTCCCCCGCACAGATCACCGGGACAGTGACCCCGGGGACCAGCGATGGGTGCCCCCCCCCGAGATCACTGGGACAGTGACCCTGGGGACCAGTGATCgctgcctccccccccagatCACCGGGACAGTGACCCCGGGGACCAGCGATTGGTGCCCTCCCCCGCAGATCACCAGGACAGTGACCCCGGGGACCAGCGATTggcgccccgccccccacagatcACCAGGCCGGGCGTGTCAGCGGGTTTATTgggtggctcagctgcaggcccccagccccttgcccagcatggcggcctcgggcacctggcggaACAGGGCCCGGAGCGTGTCGAGCTCCTGGCTCAGCTGTGCCACCCGGCTCTGCAGCCGCTCGTTCTCCGCCGCCAGCTCCAGCACCCGCTGCTGCGTCTCCAGCACCCGCCGCTTGGCCTTGTCCCGGCTCTTGCGCACGGCAATGTTGTTCCGCTCCCGGCGCAGCCGGTACTCCAGGCTGTCCTTGTTCACcgccttcttccccttccccggGCCCGGCGAGGCCAGCAGTGGGCTGCAAGGGGGACCCTGGGGAGAGAAACGGCCAGGTGGGattgcgggtcaggagtgaggggcactgtggggcgtggggggctgcaggaggggagcgGGAGGGCGCTGGGGtctgcgagtcgggagtgaggggcaccgtgggggggagcaggagggtgctgggggggctgcaggtcgggagtgagggggacCGTGGGGGACAGCAGGAGGGAACTGGGGGGGGCTGcgtgtcgggagtgaggggcatggggggctgcaggagggcgctggggggctgcgggtcgagaGTGAGGGGCACCGTGGGGGACAGCAGGAGGGAACTGGGGGGGGCTGcgtgtcgggagtgaggggcaccgaggggcatggggggctgcaggagggcgctggggggctgcgggtcgagaGTGAGGGGCACCGTGGGGGACAGCAGGAGGGAACTGGGGGGGGCTGcgtgttgggagtgaggggcgccgtgggggggagcaggagggcgctggggggctgtgggtcaggagtgacgGGCACCTTACCTTGAGTGTGCGCAGGGCCGGGCCGGTGCCCCCCGGTGGCAGGCTGATGGCAGTTTGCCCGCAATGCGCCACCtggaagggcagggggttgtAGCTGCTGCGGCGCCCGGGCTCCGCCCCCCGTGGCTCCTCCTTCACCAGGGCGCTGTAGCCCTTGTGGGGGCTCCCGTagccccagggctccccctgCAAGTAGCCCGGGAAGGGGGTGCTCTTCGGCGCCCGCTGCGGGGGGCCCTGCAGAAGCTCCGACAGCAGCTGCTCATCGCCAATGTAGGCAGCCAGATCGATGGAGCCCTCGTGCTCCCCGAGTGCCCCCATCTCTGATGCCATGGGCCGCGGGGGGGCCCTCTCGCAATCGTAGAACCCCCCCTGCGACATGGTGTGCTGTCTCCCTCCGCTCGCCTCTCGCTCGCTCCTTCGCCTCTCGGGCCTCGCTCGCTCCTTCGCCTCTCTCCCTCGGCTCGCCTCTCGCTCACTCCTTCGCCTCTCGGGCCTCGCTCGCTCCTTCGCCTCTCTCCCTCCGCTCGCCTCTCGCTCGCTCCTTCGCCTCTCGGGCCTCGCTCGCTCCTTCGCCTCTCTCCCTCCGCTCGCCTCTCGCTCGCTCCTTCGCCTCTCGGGCCTCGCTCGCTCCTTCGCCTCTCTCCCTCCGCTCGCTCGCTCCTTCGCCTCTCTCCCTCCGCTCGCCTCTCGCTCGCTCCTTCGCCTCTCGGGCCTCGCTCGCTCCTTCGCCTCTCTCCCTCCGCTCGCTCGCTCCTTCGCCTCTCTCCCTCCGCTCGCCTCTCGCTCGCTCCTTCGCCTCTCGGGCCTGGCTTGCTCCTTCGCCTCTCTCCCTCCGCTCGCTCGCTCCTTCGCCTCTCTCCCTCCGCTCGCCTCTCGCTCGCTCCTTCGCTTCTCGGTCCTCGCTCGCTCCTTCGCCTCTCTCCCTCCGCTCACCACTCGCTCAAACCTCTGTGCCCTCAGTCACTTTCTCATTTGTTTCTCTCTTGTTCTCTCTCTCGTTCCTTCCTTCCTCGCAGGCTGCGTCTGCCACTTCTTCTtgcctctcttcctctttttcaCGCCAATTTGTTCCTTCGTTTCTTTCTCTCCGTTAGTCACTTTCTACTTCGTTCCCCTCTCCGCCTGTTCGTTGCTTTCTTGGGTTTCCGTCTCTTgctgattttctctctctcctttttctcgGATTcgttccttttctctctctccgtCAGCCCCTTTCTCCTGCTGTCTTTCCTCCCCTCTGTCTGGGTCTAATCCAGACACCCCCCCAACCTCCCGGAGTCCTTTGtaccttctctctcttctctcggCCCTGGTTCGTTCCCTCTCTCCGTCCGGGGCTCTGTCTCGCTCCCCAGCTTCTCTACCCAGCTctgcctccttctctctctctgcgtCTCTCTCtcgttccccccatccccccgccccccttttccttcctctttccgacgggctccccggctccccctgCTGATGGCCCCAGTGGCCCCCACCCTGCGACAGCCCCAGAGAGggggcccccttccctgccccccaaagggGCTGGGCTGATGGCAGGGTCGTCTCCCCTCAATAttcgggggagcccagggggccATAGCACCAACTCCTCCCTATGCCCCCCCTTTTCAAATAACACCCCAACTTCACCTCTCACagcccccagtcccgccccatGGCCCCCAAGCCACACCCACTGATTGACTccgccctctgccccccagctcagCGGTGCCCCTCACTTGCAACCTGCAGCCCCTGATAGCCCAGCCCTgagggtgcccctcactcctgatccgcagctccctgctagcccagccctgccccccacaccctgccagcgcccctcactcccaacccgcagcccctgctacccagccctgcccaccccgctgtcctgccggtgcccctcactcccgacccgcagcccctgctagcccaacgCTGGGCTTCCCACCCCTCGCCCCATACAATTGCCCTGGGCCCGTCAAGCCGGTGGGGCAGGCCTGGGGTGTGAGGGCCATCACTGGCCACAAGGTGGCACCATTACATGAAAAATCCCATTCCAGGTGCTGTGGGGAGGCCACtggctgggtggggggaagctccTGGCATGGGGTGGGCACTATGGGTCAGGGATCACTAGGTGTGAGTGGGGGGTTCGtgcagtggggggcactggctgggggtgtaggtcccagcagggggtgctggaagGTGctaggtgtgtgggggtgtcccagcaggagatgctggggggcaCTGACTGGGGGGTGAGCTCCTAGCAGCGGGGGCTATGGGGTgggcagcactggctgtgggtgTAGGCTCCAGCAGGGAGGATTATGAGGGTCTcaatagggggcgctgtggtgtgCCAACAGGGGGTGCAGCGGGGGTCTCAGCAAGGGGCGTTAGGGAGGGGCCTGGGGGGGTCCCAGCAAGGGGTGTTATGGggggtcccagcagggggcagtggggggggtcccaggaggggcccGGGGGATCCCAGCAAGGGGCATTGGAAGGGTCCCAGGAGGGCTCCAGGGTTGCTAGCAAGGGGCAttgggggggtcccaggagggggcactgggagaggtcccagcaaggggcactgggaAGGTCCCAGGAGAGGCTTGGGGGGGTCCCAGCAAGGGGCGTTATGGGGGGTCCCAGCAAGGGGCGTtatggggggtcccaggagggggcactggggggtcccaggagggggcgttgggagggtcccaggaggggcccAGGGTTGCTGGCAAGGGGCGTTggcggggggtcccaggaggggcccGGGGAATCACAGCAAGGTTCgttgggagggtcccaggagggtcCCAGGGTTGCTGTCAAGGGGCGttggggggggtcccaggaggggctcagggttgctGGCAAGGGGCGTTGGGGGGGGTTCCAGGAGGGGCCTGGGGAATCACAGCAAGGTTCgttgggagggtcccaggagggtcCCAGGGTTGCTGGCAAGGGGCGttggggggggtcccaggaggggctcagggttgctGGCAAGGGGCGTTGGGGGGGGTTCCAGGAGGGGCCCGGGGAATCACAGCAAGGGTCgttgggagggtcccaggaggggcccAGGATTGCTGGCTAGGGGCGTTGGGGGGGGTTCCAGGAGGGGCCCGGGGAATCACAGCAAG
Protein-coding regions in this window:
- the CEBPE gene encoding CCAAT/enhancer-binding protein epsilon, which encodes MSQGGFYDCERAPPRPMASEMGALGEHEGSIDLAAYIGDEQLLSELLQGPPQRAPKSTPFPGYLQGEPWGYGSPHKGYSALVKEEPRGAEPGRRSSYNPLPFQVAHCGQTAISLPPGGTGPALRTLKGPPCSPLLASPGPGKGKKAVNKDSLEYRLRRERNNIAVRKSRDKAKRRVLETQQRVLELAAENERLQSRVAQLSQELDTLRALFRQVPEAAMLGKGLGACS